A single region of the Amia ocellicauda isolate fAmiCal2 chromosome 8, fAmiCal2.hap1, whole genome shotgun sequence genome encodes:
- the poc5 gene encoding centrosomal protein POC5 produces the protein MSSDEGEPSSPVLPKDSDRGSSVSSGLQDEYEELLRYAVITPKFDPSALRQSQHASQLTADGRASSLRESVLSQNSTGGEVSARSPVVSDIESGNLNTPSAMSSQSTPEIPITLATDMFVTEENMNRMENILDIWSNNLKENVMMELKKWKLTFIEQHRLALKTEREKHAAQMAGLTTEMDSLKDLLHTYETSNQRKDEVISNLTRGIERQREKLELMRTFSRWRIQHSEAREEAYASGLADEHYRLMLKKRVWAAWRSVIENNWRERVERACQARAEEVCVQLSTDYEAKLAQLSEALENTKAEIQRLHSERDRYEESMKKAFMRGVCALNMEAMSMFHGRESRAEHDTQPPREEPTSRSSVHFQPQPTDSAHFSPVHFESPAPPPAGLSDTEPVFISHFGSGSAPSRTADGISSTTVVNDTAPTGSASTHKLPVTRVVTSAQQKASKTITARISGRSDLGTKSSRVTSSLSIMGVSPPMSSIIVERHHPVTQLTVGQATAAKFPRSAQHSSASTAGRGRGRAPHTLSGMSSIKVVE, from the exons ATGTCCTCCGATGAAGGGGAACCAAGCAGTCCAGTCTTACCTAAAGATTCAGATCGTGGCAGTTCAGTCTCTTCAGGGTTGCAG GATGAATATGAAGAGCTGCTTCGATACGCTGTCATAACTCCGAAGTTTGATCCCAGTGCCCTTCGGCAGAGTCAGCATGCTTCTCAGCTGACTGCAGATGGCAGAGCGTCCAGTTTGAGGGAGAGTGTCCTTTCTCAGAATTCCACAG GTGGAGAAGTGTCCGCCAGAAGTCCTGTTGTTTCTGATATTGAATCAGGCAACTTGAATACTCCATCAGCAATGTCTTCACAGAGTACTCCCGAGATCCCCATCACTCTGGCCACTGATATGTTTGTAACTGAAGAAAATATGAATAGAATGGAGAATATACTGGATATCTGGAGCAATAATCTAAAG GAAAATGTTATGATGGAGTTGAAGAAGTGGAAACTGACCTTTATTGAACAACACAGACTGGCATTGAAAACCGAGCGGGAGAAGCATGCTGCCCAAATGGCTGGCTTAACCACAGAAATGGACAGTCTGAAGGATCTGCTGCATACTTATGAGACGTCAAATCAGAGAAAAGATGAG GTGATCTCTAACCTGACCCGTGGCAtcgagaggcagagggagaagcTGGAACTGATGCGGACTTTCAGTCGGTGGAGAATCCAGCACTCTGAGGCCAGGGAAGAG GCTTATGCAAGTGGTCTAGCAGATGAGCATTACAGACTGATGTTGAAGAAGAGGGTGTGGGCAGCATGGCGCTCTGTCATTGAGAACAATTGGAGAGAGCGGGTGGAGCGCGCTTGCCAGGCTAGAGCTGAGGAGGTCTGTGTCCAGTTATCCACAGACTATGAGGCAAAGTTAGCCCAG CTCTCTGAAGCACTGGAAAACACAAAAGCAGAGATCCAGAGGCTGCATTCAGAAAGAGACCGATATGAAGAGTCCATGAAGAAGGCCTTTATGCGTGGAGTTTGTGCCTTGAACATGGAGGCAATGAGCATGTTTCACGGCAGAGAGAGCAGGGCTGAGCATG ACACTCAGCCCCCCAGGGAGGAGCCTACCTCCAGGTCATCAGTTCACTTTCAGCCTCAGCCAACAGACTCCGCCCACTTCAGTCCTGTTCATTTTGAATCTCCTGCACCCCCCCCAGCTGGACTGAGTGACACAGAGCCTGTG TTCATTTCCCATTTTGGATCTGGTAGTGCTCCATCCAGAACAGCAGATGGCATTTCCTCAACCACTGTTGTCAATGACACAGCTCCAACAGGCTCTGCGTCTACCCACAAACTG CCTGTTACCCGTGTCGTGACTTCAGCCCAGCAGAAAGCCAGCAAGACCATCACGGCTCGTATCAGCGGACGTTCGGACCTGGGGACgaagagcagcagggtgaccaGCAGCCTGAGCATCATGGGGGTCTCCCCGCCCATGAGCTCCATCATTGTGGAGCGTCATCATCCCGTGACACAG cTGACTGTTGGTCAGGCCACAGCTGCAAAGTTTCCCAGGTCAGCACAGCACTCGTCCGCCTCCACAGCAGGGAGGGGCAGGGGAAGAGCTCCGCACACCTTATCTGGCATGTCCTCCATAAAGGTTGTAGAGTAA